The region TGACCCAGTTTTGTAGTCTGGCACTGATGTACTTAGGGCCATTGTCAACCTTGATACGTTGCGGCAACCGACCTTGGAGACGTAGTCTTTCAAGGACTCGCACTACTCGAACTCCAGGCAACGACATATTCACTTCGAGCGTGGGGTTTGAACGATCCCATAGATCGGCGATTGTCAAAATCCGGATGCGCCGCCCACCCATAAGGGAATCGCTCACAAAATCCATCGCCCATTGCTCATC is a window of Desulfovibrio sp. UIB00 DNA encoding:
- a CDS encoding integrase core domain-containing protein, with protein sequence DEQWAMDFVSDSLMGGRRIRILTIADLWDRSNPTLEVNMSLPGVRVVRVLERLRLQGRLPQRIKVDNGPKYISARLQNWVRRRGIRLRYIQPGNPQQNGYIERYNRTVRYDWLNQYLFESLEEIQNFATAWLWSYNNERSNMGIGGITPAMKLAQVS